A genomic region of Kluyveromyces marxianus DMKU3-1042 DNA, complete genome, chromosome 5 contains the following coding sequences:
- the SDH4 gene encoding CybS family protein: MLCRTIKLTQTRAFQTTAKKNLTIPFLSTLPQAPGGVTGQVNEAYVAPPPEKLHGSLHWNFERALAISLVPLVTVPLATTGSISTALDATLASVLLAHCYVGLQSCIIDYIPARVYGKNHNYAMYLLGIGSVFSAVGIYQIETKEGGIMGVVKNLWTKPAEEKK; this comes from the coding sequence CAAACTACCgccaagaagaacttgacTATCCCATTCTTGTCTACTCTACCACAAGCACCTGGTGGTGTCACAGGCCAGGTAAACGAAGCTTATGTTGCTCCCCCTCCAGAAAAGCTACATGGTTCTTTACACTGGAATTTCGAAAGAGCTCTTGCGATCTCTTTGGTTCCATTAGTGACTGTTCCATTGGCTACTACGGGTTCTATTTCTACCGCTTTAGATGCCACTCTCGCTTCCGTCCTATTGGCTCACTGTTACGTTGGTCTCCAATCATGTATCATTGATTATATCCCAGCTAGAGTTTATGGAAAGAATCATAACTATGCGATGTACTTGCTAGGTATTGGTTCTGTTTTCTCTGCAGTCGGAATCTACCAAATTGAAACAAAGGAAGGTGGTATCATGGGTGTTGTAAAGAACCTCTGGACCAAACCCGccgaagaaaagaaatga
- the CSN9 gene encoding Csn9p, with translation MNSQVKDLIEDPSVINYKEWWLLSEDEEESILLAIFSFYDIGDVPSDYLNRMNSSQVNKLQLLSLISLCETSSEITYDDVKRKCNVTSDDSVENLLIRAEQFIDLKIDSVKRNITINKHKASRDIYCGEPNIPFHSPSRSKAHLLSMLKKWRDDISE, from the coding sequence ATGAATAGTCAAGTAAAGGATCTGATTGAAGATCCTTCAGTTATAAATTATAAGGAATGGTGGCTCCTTAGCGAAGACGAGGAAGAAAGTATATTGCTAGctatattttctttttatgaCATTGGCGATGTTCCTAGTGATTATTTGAATCGAATGAATAGTTCACAAGTTAATAAACTCCAATTACTCTCTTTGATAAGTTTATGTGAAACGTCTAGTGAAATAACGTATGACGATGTCAAGCGTAAATGCAATGTCACGAGTGATGATAGTGTAGAGAATTTACTTATACGAGCCGAACAGTTTATAGACTTGAAAATCGATAGTGTCAAACGAAATATTACAATCAATAAGCATAAGGCAAGTAGGGATATATATTGCGGTGAACCTAATATCCCATTTCATTCTCCTTCTCGAAGTAAAGCACATCTGTTAAGCATGTTAAAGAAATGGAGAGATGATATATCAGAATGA
- the NVJ3 gene encoding Nvj3p, with protein sequence MPTILYSSNSKHLSRFQRKAKLSSSSLDVRINRNDSPFLSDKKMDSKEYLIDLCSSIYPKSVHSEVARYSETKLAIHAIVALICKNFICSWYGEKIATKDTELVSNIHQFFDDIIDNASKTTVDWEQIILDDLPMLIETHIVIMRKVINEKLCLEDFYQLHLYKHTYPYSLTAAIIQNFDNGSKLQSAFMQDFVGDFLLDKLVEKLAEPFIVVDLIRSICNSIETRKEEKSNTSQTNNWFQKIYHLFANFQIHGNKVTKKEEKFLPSLPITNNFFDHYIFGALSRCLQLESRKPLLFLSLKVLQVFSNNVEFINSRFTHIFHSKTSSIVSRKGWMSALWLKMRHLLFPHDNKLGPPKEVPTVEEFEQMKKDASLGLQRVARLINANMILGITDVECDSFIAALTYDKNMNKFMLQRLIDYLVTSLPVVSTSSNTP encoded by the coding sequence ATGCCTACAATCTTATATAGCAGCAACTCAAAACACCTATCCAGGTTTCAGAGAAAGGCGAAGTTaagttcaagttctttAGATGTGAGGATCAACCGAAATGATTCTCCATTCCTATCAGATAAAAAAATGGACTCCAAGGAATATTTGATCGATTTATGCTCGTCAATATATCCAAAAAGTGTGCACTCCGAAGTAGCTCGATATTCGGAAACAAAATTGGCTATTCATGCCATCGTTGCGTTAATATGCAAAAACTTTATATGCTCATGGTATGGAGAGAAGATTGCAACGAAGGATACGGAACTGGTTTCAAATATACATCAGTTTTTTGATGATATCATAGACAATGCAAGCAAAACAACTGTTGACTGGGAGCAAATTATACTAGACGATCTGCCGATGTTAATTGAAACACATATAGTTATAATGAGAAAAGTAATCAATGAAAAATTATGTTTGGAGGATTTTTATCAACTACACTTATACAAACACACTTATCCATATTCGTTAACAGCTGCAATTATCCAGAATTTCGATAACGGATCAAAGCTTCAGTCAGCTTTTATGCAAGATTTTGTGGGTGATTTTTTACTCGATAAGCTAGTAGAAAAATTAGCGGAACCTTTCATAGTTGTTGACCTAATACGTTCAATATGCAATAGTATCGAGACTaggaaggaagaaaaatcaaataCGAGCCAAACTAATAATTggtttcaaaaaatatatcatttgTTCGCTAATTTCCAAATACACGGAAATAAAGTTACCAAAAAGGAGGAAAAGTTTCTTCCGAGCCTCCCAATTACTAATAACTTCTTCGATCATTATATTTTCGGTGCTTTAAGTAGATGTCTGCAGCTAGAGTCAAGAAAGCCGTTACTCTTTTTATCACTGAAAGTGCTTCAagttttttcaaataatgtagaattcatcaattccaGGTTCACACATATATTCCACAGTAAAACATCGAGTATAGTCTCGAGAAAAGGTTGGATGAGCGCATTATGGCTCAAAATGAGACACTTGCTTTTCCCGCACGACAACAAGTTAGGTCCTCCGAAAGAAGTTCCTACAGTTGAAGAGTTCGAacaaatgaagaaagatgCTTCTCTTGGATTACAAAGAGTTGCTCGATTGATAAATGCTAATATGATACTCGGGATTACGGACGTCGAGTGCGATTCATTTATAGCTGCATTGACTTATGATaagaatatgaataaaTTCATGTTACAACGATTAATCGATTATTTGGTGACTTCTCTTCCTGttgtttcaacttcttcaaacacACCTTAA
- the PUS5 gene encoding pseudouridine synthase PUS5: MVTCVARKVNSLRKAHTPVEILKVVTPGLLKTPIKEFEIKIPQKVEVIHSSKHYIVVNKPPFVLSQQPDKKSWYKNHNYSPPIIVNLLPKVLESENAKDIHYKLPVRYYTVQRLDSCVTGGIVLATDKYAAKMFSRNLREGGNAGFPLSRKYVAKVPHLTNNERFHHGLFKLDGAISYLRRVDENHFIVQLITGKKHQVRKLFKEALDKPIYNDYKYGGDMILNKGLQITLHCGYIKTQVGMQLQEHIIPIPEGFRLIWGESIDGNGIFGQNIIDMLRQDWSSEIKVCLKKLKQQEEKSPNNRLIVVT, from the coding sequence ATGGTGACATGTGTGGCAAGAAAAGTGAATTCATTGCGCAAGGCACACACTCCTGTTGAAATACTGAAAGTTGTTACTCCGGGACTTCTAAAGACGCCAATAAAGGAATTTGAAATTAAGATTCCACAAAAGGTTGAGGTGATTCACAGTAGTAAACATTATATTGTTGTGAACAAACCACCTTTTGTCCTTTCGCAACAACCTGATAAGAAATCTTGGTATAAGAATCATAATTATAGCCCTCCAATTATTGTAAATTTACTTCCTAAGGTTCTTGAGTCAGAAAATGCAAAAGACATACACTATAAACTTCCTGTGAGATATTATACAGTCCAGAGATTAGATTCATGTGTAACGGGAGGGATAGTGTTGGCAACCGACAAGTATGCGGCGAAGATGTTTAGTAGAAACTTAAGAGAAGGTGGGAATGCAGGCTTTCCTTTATCTAGAAAATACGTTGCCAAGGTTCCTCATTTGACGAATAACGAGCGTTTTCATCATGGTCTTTTTAAATTAGATGGGGCTATCTCATACCTCCGTAGAGTGGATGAAAATCACTTCATTGTACAATTGATTACCGGAAAGAAACATCAGGTCCGGAAATTATTCAAGGAAGCTCTCGATAAGCCAATCTACAACGATTATAAATATGGTGGTGATATGATTTTGAACAAAGGACTTCAAATTACTTTGCATTGTGGGTACATAAAGACACAAGTTGGAATGCAACTTCAAGAGCACATAATACCAATTCCGGAAGGGTTCAGACTAATTTGGGGAGAAAGTATTGACGGTAATGGAATATTCGGTCAAAATATAATCGATATGTTGAGACAGGACTGGAGTTCTGAAATTAAGGTgtgtttgaagaagttgaaacaaCAGGAAGAGAAGTCACCAAATAATCGATTAATCGTTGTAACATGA
- the SCC2 gene encoding cohesin-loading factor complex subunit SCC2, with protein sequence MAKGYPGEGINSIPKRISETLKVQPLNNLIPKSGLSQLLNSSVTQDLCIDYRAAFENPTSEYWSYPHPIDFDPLNESDRDPIIFKRPPNIPISSKSQDTDAEDLKFLKRVPQLGIRCLTLTHLVDSKHIVSQVSEDKPSSSRKRSADITEGDISLTDTSHKRTQISVQSNPMNDIETGSRYLEHLSTQLSDLGIGKEKYTHENSKLWVRIQENHLLTREAIERISITINKIHDYPMVYEDVDISSLKKLLNLCTQNIRTIMNIQTEIEEDEATDIHDLKSLAFKSGFLIIEIMMIDLKKANLQLEEYYSAVFSVADSVMESFYEEKNLKNLNLYVVDILNFIRLLERFISSQTYLDETFLIKSACISCGLLIHKSYQYLNTNVLMVQTDLIKECSLTILVSLFSRYPSQRQFILEELLSHVQDTPITKSSKKMKLIDDQQNKYASFFTVALVMMLQSVSLPPFPQIMESPSYEDLDTLVSENKSSYLELMEIVDKVTFFLLENALTNTTRFRPIIELYAQDLLNMLRNPLWSFSHYLLETLLSKLFQIFNPTNPNGANFEVTALQIVGHITASLSDVKMDLASINHQSNKKQILSDYVFCLDWLKMYEKSPYVYNVFWNEAIHFISTSMKSEEGTDENSLRQQYLWFVERTRNSTLVNSNKDHNPNQLHLNYTKILAESGLLLLFEPAVKLILSLLDQQKVKLKSVAVKCLSQLISRDRQMLETPFVKDTIKVRLSDSSASVRDAILDLLEQSSFYVQFYKEINCHFDDDSVAVRKHVMRMNERIFDLANNNKVKTFVMEKLLRRIEDEEDHIVENARNIVLEKLLMKHRDSNLGSNIQNENLSQTLDIMSRIVVNGGKCAELLEFFFHFFVLNQTAHDQIAFQEIVDTIRILIDKLVDEITDNAARKEETTDIEDKQHLELLLFFANCPGSFVTKNHLHSLFPYLLSNSKGRCFLVLLKVFKACMKKLNNFKSKFLTELEKTLLSKLSKLNTKEIEEAIAICWEIATKTKDETRLLTVCTSCVDQLRPYVLQAINSSKSLELDGKVQRLIYLSTGFARMCHFKKDEQRLKFLKGEEYLYQYVTKCLLAFTNLELKAPLRKIAIKNLVKLACSFPKLFNSPPVLKVIDQEFNSGQVDIKLSIIECLQEFFSREEKKALMRVGVNGTISSNSELRKLIKKQNTTEWINDGVCSALVTRYLENVMDLCLLTDIKSATIPIKFLELTLNFNYMNPSHAVPTLIALTCSDSSSIKNLSTRLLSNIFEQYESMVFNGLAAGFKRCVSYLKSLKSNNLSLHSTCMSDLQNMLSNSKKNSKKFLSTVKKLTVTECFNTSSRDNNEMIFFLGNVSLIDFGDQYELYELLHSISLALDEIDEVIQDILCVRKDDEKNRKAFFFIKRRKIMSTFKEQMIITYNLSSEKLSYIGTPDETGLKGKPLSVTSESYVILENIYPHDLTDEEINQECIAYQKEYDSIY encoded by the coding sequence ATGGCAAAAGGGTATCCTGGAGAAGGTATTAATTCAATACCAAAACGCATTTCCGAGACGTTAAAAGTACAACCGCTAAATAACCTTATTCCCAAGTCAGGCCTTTCTCAACTATTGAACTCCTCTGTAACTCAAGATTTATGCATTGATTATCGAGCGGCTTTCGAAAATCCAACGTCAGAATACTGGTCATATCCACATCCTATAGATTTCGATCCTTTGAATGAAAGTGATCGAGATCctattatttttaaaagaCCACCGAATATCCCTATATCAAGTAAATCCCAAGACACCGATGCTGAGGATTTGAAGTTTCTAAAAAGGGTACCACAATTAGGAATACGATGTCTTACTCTTACTCATCTAGTCGATTCCAAGCATATAGTATCTCAAGTATCAGAAGATAAACCTTCCAGCTCTAGAAAGAGAAGTGCGGACATCACAGAAGGAGATATTTCGTTAACTGATACGAGTCACAAGAGAACCCAGATAAGTGTTCAATCCAACCCTATGAATGATATAGAGACTGGCAGCAGGTATCTAGAACATCTTTCAACGCAATTATCCGATCTGGGAATTGGTAAGGAAAAGTATACACAtgaaaattcaaaattatGGGTACGTATTCAAGAAAACCACCTCCTAACTAGAGAGGCAATTGAACGTATTTCGATTACAATTAACAAGATCCATGATTATCCCATGGTATATGAAGACGTTGATATATCCTCTCTGAAAAAGTTGCTTAATCTTTGCACACAAAATATACGAACAATTATGAATATTCAGACtgaaatagaagaagacgaagcCACTGATATTCATGATTTAAAATCCCTCGCATTTAAGTCAGGTTTTTTGATAATAgaaataatgatgatagaCCTAAAAAAAGCGAACCTTCAGCTAGAAGAATATTACTCGGCAGTATTTTCAGTCGCAGATTCGGTTATGGAATCATTTTACGAGGAGAAAAATCTCAAAAACTTAAATCTCTATGTTGTCGATATTCTTAACTTTATCAGGTTACTCGAGCGCTTTATTTCATCTCAAACATATTTAGATGAAACCTTTTTGATTAAATCAGCATGCATTTCTTGTGGCCTTCTTATACATAAGTCATACCAATATTTGAATACCAACGTATTAATGGTACAGACTGATCTAATTAAGGAATGCTCACTTACAATTTTAGTTTCGCTATTTTCAAGATACCCATCTCAGAGACAATTcattttggaagaattaTTATCACATGTACAAGACACGCCGATTacaaaatcatcaaaaaagatgaagTTGATAGATGACCAGCAGAACAAGTACGCTAGCTTTTTCACAGTAGCACTAGTAATGATGTTACAATCTGTGAGCTTACCACCATTTCCTCAAATTATGGAATCTCCATCATATGAGGACTTAGATACTCTTGTTTCAGAGAATAAATCTTCATATTTGGAATTAATGGAAATAGTCGATAAAGttactttctttttattaGAAAACGCACTTACAAATACCACCAGATTCAGACCTATAATAGAATTGTATGCACAGGATCTATTGAACATGTTGCGTAACCCATTATGGTCCTTCTCTCATTATTTGTTAGAGACATTACTTTCCAAGCTATTCCAGATTTTCAACCCTACAAATCCAAATGGAGCAAATTTCGAAGTAACTGCTTTACAAATTGTTGGCCATATAACGGCTTCTTTATCCGACGTAAAGATGGATTTAGCATCTATCAATCATCAGTCCAACAAAAAGCAAATTCTCAGCGACTATGTATTTTGTTTGGATTGGCTAAAAATGTACGAAAAGTCACCATATGTTTACAATGTATTTTGGAACGAAGCAATCCATTTTATATCTACCTCAATGAAATCGGAGGAGGGCACTGACGAAAATTCCCTTCGTCAACAATACCTTTGGTTTGTGGAAAGAACGCGTAATTCAACTTTGGTTAATTCCAACAAAGACCACAATCCAAACCAGTTACATCTGAATTACACAAAAATTCTGGCTGAATCTGGCTTattgcttctttttgagCCTGCAGTAAAGTTaattctctctcttttagACCAGCAAAAGGTAAAATTGAAATCGGTCGCAGTAAAGTGCTTAAGTCAACTTATCTCAAGAGATAGGCAAATGTTAGAAACACCTTTTGTTAAGGATACAATCAAAGTTAGACTATCAGATTCATCTGCTTCCGTGAGAGACGCTATACTCgatcttcttgaacagTCATCATTTTATGTCCAATTCTACAAAGAGATTAACTGTCATTTCGATGATGATAGCGTTGCAGTGCGGAAACATGTGATGAGGATGAATGAACGTATATTCGATTTAGCCAATAACAACAAAGTTAAAACATTTGTAATGGAGAAATTATTAAGGAGAATcgaggatgaagaagatcataTAGTTGAAAATGCCAGGAATATAGTCTTAGAAAAGTTACTCATGAAACATCGGGATTCTAATCTAGGatcaaatattcaaaatgaaaatctTTCCCAGACACTTGACATAATGTCTAGAATTGTTGTAAACGGTGGAAAGTGTGCCGAACTCcttgaatttttctttcatttcttcGTGTTAAATCAAACAGCACACGATCAGATTGCTTTCCAAGAAATCGTGGATACAATACGAATTTTGATAGATAAACTTGTCGATGAAATAACTGATAATGCCGctagaaaagaagaaacaaccGATATTGAAGACAAACAACATCttgaattattattattttttgcaAATTGTCCTGGTTCTTTTGTGACAAAAAATCATTTACATTCTCTATTCCCGtatcttctttcaaactcAAAAGGAAGATGTTTTTTGGTGTTGCTTAAGGTTTTCAAGGCATGTatgaagaagctgaatAACTTCAAATCCAAATTTTTAACCGAATTAGAGAAAACGTTACTTTCAAAGCTCTCCAAACTGAATACgaaagaaattgaagaggCTATTGCAATTTGCTGGGAGATAGCaacaaaaaccaaagaCGAAACAAGATTATTAACAGTTTGCACTTCGTGTGTCGATCAACTAAGACCATACGTTCTGCAAGCTATCAATTCATCAAAATCTTTGGAATTAGACGGAAAGGTTCAGCGGCTAATTTATTTATCGACAGGATTTGCACGGATGTGCCATTTTAAAAAGGATGAACAAAGGCTTAAATTTTTAAAAGGTGAAGAATATCTCTACCAATATGTCACTAAATGCCTTCTTGCTTTTACAAACTTGGAATTGAAGGCCCCACTAAGAAAAATAGCTATAAAAAACCTTGTAAAATTGGCATGCTCTTTCCCAAAGCTTTTCAACTCTCCTCCTGTATTAAAAGTGATAGATCAAGAATTTAACTCAGGACAAGTTGATATCAAACTATCAATAATCGAGTGCCTCCAAGAGTTCTTTtctagagaagaaaagaaagctcTCATGAGAGTAGGGGTAAATGGTACCATATCATCAAATTCTGAACTAAGAAAATTaatcaagaaacaaaacacgACAGAGTGGATTAATGATGGAGTATGCTCTGCATTGGTCACTAGATACCTCGAAAATGTAATGGATCTATGTTTGCTCACCGATATCAAAAGCGCTACCATTCCAATAAAATTTTTAGAGTTGACATTAAATTTCAACTATATGAACCCATCTCATGCTGTTCCCACACTGATAGCTTTAACATGTTCAGACAGTAGTAGTATAAAGAATCTATCAACAAGATTACTATCTaatatctttgaacaaTACGAGAGCATGGTTTTTAATGGTTTAGCAGCTGGGTTCAAAAGATGTGTTTCTTATTTAAAGAGCCTTAAAAGTAACAACTTGTCGTTACACTCTACCTGCATGTCtgatcttcaaaatatGCTCTCAAACTCTAAGAAGAACAGTAAAAAATTCCTTTCAACTGTTAAAAAACTCACTGTCACAGAGTGTTTTAATACTTCCTCCCGAGATAACAATgaaatgatatttttcttggGAAATGTGTCGCTAATTGATTTTGGTGACCAATATGAATTATACGAGTTATTGCATTCAATATCATTGGCATTAGATGAAATAGATGAGGTGATACAGGATATCTTATGCGTTAGAAAAGACGATgagaaaaatagaaaagctttttttttcatcaagaGAAGGAAGATTATGTCTACTTTCAAGGAACAAATGATAATTACATacaatctttcttctgagAAGCTCTCTTATATTGGAACACCTGACGAAACAGGCTTGAAAGGAAAACCTCTCAGTGTGACTTCTGAAAGTTATGTCATCCTTGAAAACATTTATCCGCATGATTTaacagatgaagaaattaatCAAGAATGTATTGcatatcaaaaagaatatgataGCATTTACTGA
- the SAS4 gene encoding Sas4p (SAS4) has translation MKRKSRSRSSSEEVKEDEKFNFDVLEYEIDPNKRFVLSVSRVKDSGGGVEYSSNNGINNDYKNANVDADIDNVKRKRKEISNMILPIEHHQIGVNKDSNMRRRQKQKPNFTTDELVDPLTEQVYSIYHKKMMKQETRMMNDEANYSELEADRLEGILDSLEISSWRSILPKITVINNVTDEVELLHKRELTQQAIRSMLDKYKDMKHRISLHQRKQRHIMIDPHKQLDKLYSNVDKSLIIGYHSSSDEEENDLDVYQIRTRRKMMKHRIFAPTLIVPLSVPLAPTNFQYGIVADPLKSPFIVKFTKEERLKYLNKDKDFKERYRSIENFPNQEMRFVSKSRAVCELGSNSKCQKKFIHD, from the coding sequence atgaaaagaaagagtaGATCAAGATCCAGCTCGGAAGAGGTCAAAGAAGACGAGAAATTCAACTTTGATGTCTTAGAATATGAAATAGATCCAAATAAGAGGTTTGTGTTATCCGTATCCAGGGTTAAAGATTCTGGCGGAGGAGTTGAATATAGTAGTAACAATGGGATTAATAATGATTATAAAAATGCAAATGTCGATGCTGATATCGATAATGTTAAGAGGAAACGCAAAGAAATTTCCAATATGATACTACCCATTGAACATCACCAGATTGGGGTAAACAAGGACTCGAACATGCGGCGTCgccaaaaacaaaaaccaaaTTTTACGACAGATGAGTTGGTAGATCCGTTAACGGAACAGGTGTATTCAATCTACCacaagaaaatgatgaaacaagaaactaGGATGATGAATGATGAAGCGAACTATTCTGAACTCGAAGCAGACCGTTTGGAGGGAATTTTAGACAGTTTGGAAATTAGCTCTTGGCGATCCATACTTCCGAAAATTACTGTTATAAATAATGTCACTGACGAGGTGGAATTGCTGCATAAAAGAGAGTTGACACAACAGGCAATAAGGTCCATGCTAGATAAATATAAAGATATGAAGCACAGAATTAGTTTACATCAGAGAAAACAGAGACATATCATGATTGATCCACATAAGCAGCTAGACAAACTCTACTCTAATGTTGACAAGTCGTTGATAATTGGATACCATAGCTCATCggacgaggaagaaaatgaccTGGATGTTTATCAAATAAGGACACGCaggaaaatgatgaagcaTCGTATTTTTGCACCAACATTAATTGTTCCTCTTTCTGTCCCTTTGGCTCCAACTAACTTCCAATATGGTATTGTTGCAGACCCTTTAAAGTCCCCATTCATCGTCAAATTTACTAAAGAAGAACGTCTAAAATACCTAAATAAGGATAAAGACTTTAAAGAACGTTATCGGAGCATTGAGAATTTTCCTAATCAAGAAATGAGATTTGTTAGTAAAAGTCGAGCCGTGTGTGAGTTGGGGTCTAATTCTAAATGTCAAAAGAAATTTATTCATGATTAG
- the CDC1 gene encoding putative lipid phosphatase CDC1: MHSRKAENASLGSKHQDVEEKNKHFKFKKRSLPSKLDIYWRYLFMILVLWLLLIQYYERTVVKRAMKKCEWDKWEDWSKSSSTSSAHRVGLFADPQIMDAYSYPSRPALVNWFTSQILDNYHARNWKFFHYYLKPDTVFFLGDLFDGGRNWETHEWMAEYERFNSIFPKKPGHLTVTSLPGNHDIGFGNTIIESSLKRFTAFFGDPNSQWTVGNHTFVLLDTISLSDRQNVNISSVPREFMQNFAASSPKYPRILLTHVPLYRDPNQQQCGDRRESKEPFPLMVGLQYQTVIDSDLSQEVLSTIQPKMVFSGDDHDFCHIKHSYTVNHTPKVAEEITVKSCAMNMGISKPAIQLISLYNPENDGKSPTFKTTICYLPNPFKPLICYGISLALSAAFIFWMTIFPMSFNDVIVRRIPVKDLDTSSLLPIATKGRNFLNLESLRIKASRWKVSQERSVPNFVLNMGVLLSSLFFMFAMFYKGK; the protein is encoded by the coding sequence ATGCATTCAAGAAAAGCTGAAAACGCAAGCTTAGGGTCCAAACATCAAGATGTggaggaaaagaataaacatttcaagttcaagaaaCGTTCTTTACCAAGCAAGTTGGATATATACTGGAGGTATTTGTTTATGATTCTTGTATTATGGCTTCTGCTGATTCAGTATTATGAACGTACAGTGGTAAAACGAGCCATGAAAAAGTGTGAATGGGATAAATGGGAAGATTGGAGTAAGTCTAGCAGCACCAGTAGTGCGCACAGAGTTGGCCTCTTTGCAGATCCCCAGATTATGGATGCTTATTCCTATCCTTCCAGACCTGCCCTAGTTAATTGGTTTACAAGCCAAATATTAGATAACTACCATGCCAGAAACTGGAAATTCTTCCATTACTACTTGAAACCAGAtactgttttctttttaggAGACCTATTCGATGGAGGAAGAAATTGGGAAACGCATGAATGGATGGCTGAGTATGAAAGATTCAACTCGATATTTCCTAAGAAGCCAGGACATCTTACTGTCACATCTTTACCAGGAAACCACGATATAGGTTTCGGAAACACTATAATAGAATCCAGTTTAAAAAGATTTACGGCCTTCTTTGGCGACCCAAACTCCCAATGGACCGTCGGAAATCACAcctttgttcttttggatACAATTTCTCTTTCTGATAGACAAAATGTCAATATTTCTTCAGTACCTAGAGAATTTATGCAGAATTTCGCTGCATCATCTCCTAAATACCCAAGGATTCTATTAACTCACGTGCCTTTGTACAGAGATCCAAATCAACAGCAATGTGGAGATAGAAGAGAATCCAAAGAGCCCTTCCCCTTAATGGTAGGTTTGCAGTACCAAACTGTGATAGATTCCGACTTATctcaagaagttctttCTACAATTCAACCCAAGATGGTTTTTTCAGGTGATGATCATGACTTTTGCCATATTAAACACTCATATACGGTCAATCATACTCCAAAGGTCGCGGAGGAAATTACTGTTAAGTCATGTGCAATGAACATGGGGATTTCTAAACCTGCGATCCAATTGATTTCTTTATATAACCCTGAAAATGATGGAAAGTCTCCCACTTTCAAGACAACTATATGTTACCTACCAAACCCATTCAAACCTTTGATATGCTACGGAATTTCTTTAGCGTTATCGGCGGCATTTATTTTCTGGATGACAATATTTCCCATGTCATTCAATGACGTTATAGTACGAAGAATACCGGTAAAAGATCTAGATACATCATcgcttcttccaattgctACCAAAGGCAGAAACTTCCTAAACTTAGAATCTCTTAGGATCAAAGCTTCTCGATGGAAAGTATCGCAAGAACGCTCCGTTCCAAATTTCGTGCTCAACATGGGAGTACTATTGTCCTCTCTATTCTTTATGTTTGCCATGTTCTACAAAGGTAAATAG